The genomic window CGCAATGCATTGCGCCCCCTACAACGTTTACTAATTAAAAGATAGATTTAACTATCGCTACTCAACTGCTTCAATAAACGCCGGATTACAGGAGCATCTTGAGCATCAGGAACTTTTTGTAAATAAGTTTCAAAATCTTTTACCGCAGATATCCAACTACCTATTTGATAATAAATTAATCCGCGATCGCGTATTTCTACAATGGCGCTCGGAAACAACATTAAAATGCGCTCAACGGCGGCTAAAGCTTTTTCTAATTGTTGACTATTGAGATAAATTAGTTTTAAGTTACTCAGCATTCGGGCTAAAAACTGCCGATTACTTATAGTTGCAAAAAATTCCGGTTGCATAACTACAGGTTGCCCGTAAACTTTCATGATCCGTTCTTGACAATCTTCAAGAAATAGCACCTCACCGTGATTAAAAGGATCGACGAATATTTCCATGTCTGCAAGCTGGGGACGAATTACAAAATGTCCCGGCATTCCTACGCCTACCATGGGGAAATCAATTCGTTTAGCAATTTCTAAGTATACTAATGATAGGGTAATCGGGATTCCTACTCGTCTTTCAATAACGTCATTTAAAAAACTATTACGTGGATCGTAGTATTCAGTAACGTTACCGCTAAATTTTAGATCATCGTACAAATAACTGTTAATAGTTTGAATATTTTTTAACGGATAACGCTGGCTTGGTAAGCGCTTTTTTAGTTCGGCTGCCATAGCATCTAAAGTATTAAGATATTTGAGTACATCTAAACTAGAATATTCTTCCTGAGCAATGTACAGTGCTGATAATGCTAAATCGATTTCTTCGTCTTGCTGACTAATTTCTTGTTGAAAATATTGCCGCGATCGCAAATAACTCATAATTTATGTTTTTGCTTTAATAGTTAAACCAGAAACAGGTTTTCGTTATTTTTATTGATGGTGAGAATGTTACAAGTAATGGTGGCATCATCAATTTTTACCTTAGACACCAACAATTACTTATTTTCTTCTCATTATTAAGTCACCAACCCTACAAGTTTACAATTTTCAGGGCGATCGCATTACCGATCGGTGATGCGAAACTTTTGTACCTAATTTCCAGCAAACATAGGTAGAGGATTGTTGTGCAAATAATTTTTCTAGGCGATCGCTCTATCTTATTTACCGCTACTACAAACAGCTTTATTTGCGGGAAATTAATTTATCAGTCTCTAAAGATATCATGCTTTGCAGTAAATGTCAAATAGCCTTTGAAATAGGTCTAGCACCACTAATAATTAGTTACTTCCTCGCCACTGGAAGGATGCGAGTATTTATACTAACCCTTGTAATTGCTGTCATTGCCTGAACTGTCTAACTTAATAGCCTAGTCTAACTCTCTACATAAGTTAGACATAAAGTAACCACTTAATGACTATAAAGTTGTCATCTTAGAAAAGTAAGGTTAATAAATCTTAACTTCTAGCTAATTTTCCAGCCACCCAATAGCACACCGCCACCTTTCAAACGAGAACACCAAAATGACATCAATAAGTAGAAGACAAGCTCTCAAGCTAGGAGCGCTTGCAGGAAGTTCATTATTATTACCCATCGCATTCCAAAGCCGTAGTTATGCTGGAACTGCGGGTAGTCCTAGCGTAACGCCCTTTACGCTGCCATTTCGCGTCCCACCAGTCCTTAACCCAGTGCGCAGTGATAGCACTACTGATTACTACGAAATTACGATGAAAAAAGCTTTGGTAGAGATTCTCCCAAAGCTAAAAACTGAAGTTTGGGCTTATAACGGTATCACTCCTGGTCCGACAATTAAGCAAAATAAAGATCGGCGTTCAGTAGTTAGATTTATAAATAATAGTGTAGGTACGCCTACTTCCGTACACTTACATGGAATGGCATCGCTACCTCAATACGATGGCTATGCTGAAGACCTGACCAATCCAGGTCAATATAAAGATTATATTTACCCCAATAACCGTGCAGCTACGTTGTGGTATCACGATCACGCTATTCATAAAACCGCCCGCAACGTCTACATGGGACTAGCAGGAACTTATTTAGTTCAAGATCAAGAAGAACTTAATTTACCTTTACCCAAAGGTGATTATGATGTACCGCTACTCATTCAAGACAAGCAGTTTGGTTCAAAGGGCAATTTGATATTTGACGATCAAGGTCAAAAAAGTCAAATGGGCGACATTATTTTAGTTAATGGCGTACCTTGGCCCAAAATGCAGGTTGCAAATCGAAAGTACCGTTTTCGGATTTTAAATGGCTCAATTTCACGGTCTTACCAACTTGCTCTTAGCACTGGCGAACCTTTGATTGTCATCGGTACGGATGCGGGGTTAATAAGTGCGCCAGTACCTACTAGCAGTATGCGAATTGGGATGGCAGAACGTTACGAAGTAATTATTGACTTTTCTAAATATGCAGTTGGAACCAAAATTGTCTTAAGGAATCTCCAACCACCCAATAATGACAATTACGACAACACAGAAAAAATCATGCAGTTTGAGGTAGTGAGAACGGAAAGCGACCCTAGCTCTATTCCTAGCACACTGCGCTACGTTCAACCTATTGATGAAGCTTCCGCCGTCCGCACCCGTGAATTTAGATACGAGCGCTCTAATGGTTTATGGGTAATTAATGGGAAAATCTGGGACAATCAACGCTTTGATGCCAGTCCTCAGTTAGGTGATGTGGAAATCTGGAAGATATACAACAATGCTGGTGGTTGGTTTCACCCAATTCATATGCACCTATTAGATATGCAACTCCTCGACCGCAATGGTAAGCCTCCCTTCGCTTACGAAAAAGGTTGGAAAGATGTGTTCTATGTGGGTGAAAATGAGACCCTAAGAGTCATTGGTAGATTTGGTCCAAATAGTGGTACTTATATGTCTCACTGTCATAATACAGTCCACGAAGACCATGACATGATGAATCAATTTAAAGTCGGCGAAGCCACCGTCAACCTTGCTTCTTTGGCTCCAGCCCAATCATTACCAGCGCCACCTCTTTAAAGTGGACTGAGATTATCTACTATTAAGTATCCCGTAATGCGATCGCATTACGGGGGCTGCTGGCTATATAACTTTTAAGTTAAAAACTTATTGGTTTTTATTTGGCTGAGAATCATAAAACCTTTTACTTTGGCAAGAATTACTACCTAAAATTTATTTAATAAGCTGTTATACACTGAAAAAATAAAATAGCTAAGTATCAATAATTAAATAACTTAAAAATGCAAAATCATCATTCAATCTGGCAGCGTCTAAAAAACCAAGAAATTAATTGCGAACAAGCGTTAAAAATATTAGTAGATGACCAAGGAGTTGTCAATTTAGGATTGCTTGATCCAGAAGTAAGTCAAAGATTTCTGCGGCAATTTTCCGACCGGAAAACTATACCCCCAGTAATTCCACTACTGCTATGGCGCAATTGCTACTTTCTGGGAAGTTCTGTACCGTTAACACCCGATATAATTAAAAAAATCAGTCAACAAACTGCAACAGATATCAAGTTTGTGCCTATTAAACATCAAAGTTACCGAGACTGGGTTCACCGTTACAACCAAGCAAATAATCATCGTCTTAGTTCTACTTCTTCGCCTGACTATAGCGACAAAGAAGCGCCAAAAGTAGAAAACCTAAGCGAATCTACCGAAATTTCTTTATCAAAAGCCGCCGACCAAATTAGTAGAATCAAAGCGATTATTTCTAGCGCTTTGCGTAGTCGAGCTAGTGATATTCACTTAGAACCAATGCCTAATGGCTTGAGAGTTCGC from Synechocystis sp. PCC 7509 includes these protein-coding regions:
- a CDS encoding SirB1 family protein, which produces MSYLRSRQYFQQEISQQDEEIDLALSALYIAQEEYSSLDVLKYLNTLDAMAAELKKRLPSQRYPLKNIQTINSYLYDDLKFSGNVTEYYDPRNSFLNDVIERRVGIPITLSLVYLEIAKRIDFPMVGVGMPGHFVIRPQLADMEIFVDPFNHGEVLFLEDCQERIMKVYGQPVVMQPEFFATISNRQFLARMLSNLKLIYLNSQQLEKALAAVERILMLFPSAIVEIRDRGLIYYQIGSWISAVKDFETYLQKVPDAQDAPVIRRLLKQLSSDS
- a CDS encoding multicopper oxidase family protein, whose amino-acid sequence is MTSISRRQALKLGALAGSSLLLPIAFQSRSYAGTAGSPSVTPFTLPFRVPPVLNPVRSDSTTDYYEITMKKALVEILPKLKTEVWAYNGITPGPTIKQNKDRRSVVRFINNSVGTPTSVHLHGMASLPQYDGYAEDLTNPGQYKDYIYPNNRAATLWYHDHAIHKTARNVYMGLAGTYLVQDQEELNLPLPKGDYDVPLLIQDKQFGSKGNLIFDDQGQKSQMGDIILVNGVPWPKMQVANRKYRFRILNGSISRSYQLALSTGEPLIVIGTDAGLISAPVPTSSMRIGMAERYEVIIDFSKYAVGTKIVLRNLQPPNNDNYDNTEKIMQFEVVRTESDPSSIPSTLRYVQPIDEASAVRTREFRYERSNGLWVINGKIWDNQRFDASPQLGDVEIWKIYNNAGGWFHPIHMHLLDMQLLDRNGKPPFAYEKGWKDVFYVGENETLRVIGRFGPNSGTYMSHCHNTVHEDHDMMNQFKVGEATVNLASLAPAQSLPAPPL